A stretch of Carnobacteriaceae bacterium zg-C25 DNA encodes these proteins:
- a CDS encoding redoxin family protein has translation MNKYIKSLGVLTTACVLVGCGQAAMKDDNKAASSSMMKDGKMDDKKMNDKKDDKMMNDKKDDKMMDDKKDDKMMDDKKMGDKKDDMMKNQGEMAPNFKLMDVNGKVHTLDEYKGKKVFIKAWASWCSICLSTLPETQELAKNEKDFVVLTIVAPNYHNEKSKEDFLKWFNGTTFTDLPVLFDENGEYFKKLGIVGYPSALFIGSDGTLVKQQIGYMSANDIKEFMKTVK, from the coding sequence ATGAATAAATATATTAAAAGTTTAGGTGTATTAACAACAGCGTGTGTATTAGTAGGTTGCGGACAAGCCGCTATGAAAGATGACAATAAAGCGGCAAGTTCATCCATGATGAAAGATGGCAAAATGGATGACAAAAAAATGAACGATAAAAAAGATGATAAAATGATGAATGATAAAAAAGACGATAAAATGATGGACGACAAAAAAGATGACAAAATGATGGACGACAAAAAAATGGGCGATAAAAAAGATGACATGATGAAAAATCAAGGTGAAATGGCACCAAACTTCAAACTGATGGATGTTAACGGTAAAGTACATACATTAGATGAATACAAAGGTAAAAAAGTATTTATTAAAGCATGGGCATCTTGGTGTTCTATCTGTTTATCAACATTACCAGAAACACAAGAATTAGCCAAAAATGAAAAAGATTTTGTTGTATTGACAATCGTTGCGCCAAATTATCACAATGAAAAATCAAAAGAAGATTTCTTGAAATGGTTTAATGGAACAACCTTTACAGATTTACCAGTTTTATTTGATGAAAATGGAGAATATTTCAAAAAATTAGGTATTGTAGGCTACCCAAGTGCATTATTTATCGGTTCAGACGGTACGCTTGTAAAACAACAAATCGGATACATGTCAGCAAATGACATTAAAGAATTTATGAAAACAGTTAAATAG